The Streptomyces durmitorensis genome contains the following window.
GCGGCCGGCCACGCCTGGTTGCCGACGCCGAGGAGGAGCGCCGCCGTCGCGAACAGCCAGACGTGTCCCGCCGGGGTGGCGAGCAGCAGCGCCACGCCCGCCACCCGCACCAGCATCGACGCCGCCACGACCGTGCTGCGCGCACCTCGGTCCAGCCACCGGCCCACCGCGGGCATGCACACGAGTCCCGTGACGACGCCGACCGTCATGGCGATGCCGGTGGCCGGTGCGGACAGCCTCAGCACCGCCACTCCGTAGAGCAGCAGAAAGGGCCGCAGCAGGCCGGTGCCGAGTGCGTCCACGGCCAGGGCGACGGCATAGCGCGGGCCTCCGGAGGCACGGACGAGAGTGCGGGGGCGGATCTTGGTGGCGGTTGGCATTGGCGTTGGCATGGCGACAACGGTGCGTTCGGCCGCCGGTCCGGCCACGTCGGTTGACGGACTCCGTCAATCGACGCCTTCGCGGGCCGTCCCGTCAGCGATGATGCGGGGATGACGCTGAGGATCGACATCAGGGGGCTGCCGTCCGAGCGGCTGCGGTTCGCCGCGTCTCCGCTGGCCGAACTGACCGCGATGCTGCACGTGCTGGCCGAACCGGGGCACCATCCGCAGCTCGCCGGCTGGGCAGCGGATGTCTGGGCCGGGCTGCGGCCCGAGCTGGCCGAGCGGTTGCGGGAGGCGGAGTTCCTCTGGCGTTCCTCGCAGGCCGACTTCCTGGTCCCCGCCCGCCCCCGGCCGACCCTCGCCGAGGAGCTGGACGACGTGGACCGGATCGACGACGAGACGTATGTGACCGCCGCGCTCGTCACCACGTGCGGCAGGACCCGGGCCCACTTCGCCACCGTGTCGCCGCTGACCGACCCGACCGCGCGCGAGCGGGCCCTGGACCTGGCCCAGGCCCGGGGCCCGCTGCAAGAGGCCTTCGCGGAACGGCTGCTCGACGACCCGGCCGCCGTACGGGCACGGTTGCGCCACACCCTCGAACAGTGCGCCGAGGCCTTCTTCGACGCCGCCTGGGCGGGCATCGTCGTGCGGCTCGCCGCCGACCTGCGTCTGAAGAACGACCTGTTGAAGCGCCAGGGCATCGGGGCGGCACTCGCATCGGTCTCCGACGCGGTCTCCCTCACACCGGACGGCGTCTGCGTCGTCGTGGACAAGCTGCAGGACAAGGCGACCGCCGCCCACGGCGTCGGGGTCACCTTCATCCCCAGTGTCTACGGCCGCCCGCACCTGGTGGCGGTCCACTCCCCGGGGTGGCAGCCGGTGGTGCAGTACCCCGTGGCCGAGCCGAGCCCGTCGGAGCCGGTGTCGCT
Protein-coding sequences here:
- a CDS encoding helix-turn-helix domain-containing protein, yielding MTLRIDIRGLPSERLRFAASPLAELTAMLHVLAEPGHHPQLAGWAADVWAGLRPELAERLREAEFLWRSSQADFLVPARPRPTLAEELDDVDRIDDETYVTAALVTTCGRTRAHFATVSPLTDPTARERALDLAQARGPLQEAFAERLLDDPAAVRARLRHTLEQCAEAFFDAAWAGIVVRLAADLRLKNDLLKRQGIGAALASVSDAVSLTPDGVCVVVDKLQDKATAAHGVGVTFIPSVYGRPHLVAVHSPGWQPVVQYPVAEPSPSEPVSLETVTLRLEALSHPVRLRLLRTLARGPHTTRELAHAWELSPPEVSRHLAVLRRADLLTDRRDGRYVRYTLKLPDLTALGGDLLAAVLR